In Primulina eburnea isolate SZY01 chromosome 3, ASM2296580v1, whole genome shotgun sequence, one DNA window encodes the following:
- the LOC140827544 gene encoding uncharacterized protein, protein MAALGDGAVEASDDDGKECTCGSNHDQSCLYCRRKRSSESSLPSSSSSCSLLSFDSYPVRDYDKVWRVFTASVKGFSIGAGIKGGLALFALFSRIRRRRSLPSTRKVEMSSGGADVVLALKETLRYGLFLGTFAGTFVSVDEIITSLGGHRRTAKWRALLAGAIAGPSMLLTGLNTQHPSLAIYILMRATVLASRCGIKSKRFGHICKPLTWSYGDILLMCLSTSQILSAYILKQDSLPSSYKSFLNKHGAKDPAILNGVREIAYGLPLTNLDAVEKCYKSMGVDIKLDPTMKVPCSIIHGNQACVTHFFSFLLQAYKRALPVYLPVYLIPALIVHRQGLQKRPYTILWKGLFGTARSSLFLSMYCSSAWIWTCFLFRIFKKCNVPMLAIGAFPAGLALAIEKKSRRIEISLYCLARAIESFFTCMSDVGYFTPLKNFKRADVLIFSISTAIIMHCYAMERDVFRSKYLNVLDWVFGIPLPPYETTPRKIRRCATTEL, encoded by the exons ATGGCAGCGCTGGGGGACGGAGCAGTCGAGGCATCCGACGATGATGGAAAGGAGTGCACCTGCGGCTCTAACCACGACCAGAGCTGCTTATACTGCCGGAGGAAGCGATCGTCGGAGTCGAGCCTGCCGTCCTCATCGTCATCCTGCTCTTTGCTGAGCTTCGACTCTTATCCTGTTCGGGACTACGATAAGGTGTGGCGTGTGTTCACGGCTTCTGTCAAAGGCTTCTCGATCGGCGCCGGCATCAAAGGTGGCCTCGCTCTCTTCGCTCTTTTCTCTCGCATTCGCCGCCGCCGATCACTACCTTCCACCAG GAAAGTAGAAATGTCATCAGGTGGTGCAGATGTGGTGTTGGCTTTGAAAGAAACTTTGAGATATGGGTTGTTTCTTGGTACATTTGCTGGAACATTTGTGTCCGTGGATGAAATTATTACCTCTTTAGGTGGTCACCGAAG GACTGCAAAATGGAGGGCTTTGCTGGCAGGGGCAATTGCAGGGCCATCGATGCTACTTACAGGGTTGAACACACAGCACCCGAGCTTGGCAATTTACATTCTCATGCGTGCCACTGTGTTGGCTTCGCGATGTGGGATAAAAAGCAAGAGATTTGGGCATATATGTAAGCCTCTTACGTGGTCATATGGAGATATTCTCCTCATGTGTCTCTCGACTTCCCAGATTCT GTCAGCCTACATATTGAAGCAAGATAGTTTACCCTCATCATACAAGTCATTTCTCAATAAACATGGAGCGAAAGACCCTGCCATTCTGAACGGGGTGAGAGAGATTGCATATGGTTTACCTTTGACCAATTTGGATGCAGTAGAGAAATGTTACAAGTCTATGGGAGTTGACATTAAACTAGATCCAACAATGAAAGTGCCTTGCTCG ATAATACATGGGAATCAAGCATGTGTTAcacattttttttcctttcttcttcaaGCCTATAAAAGAGCATTGCCGGTTTATCTTCCAGTATATTTAATTCCTGCATTGATTGTTCATCGCCAAGGTCTCCAAAAGCG GCCGTACACAATTTTATGGAAAGGTCTTTTTGGTACTGCAAGGTCAAGCTTGTTTCTCTCCATGTATTGTTCATCTGCCTG GATATGGACATGCTTCCTGTTCAGGATTTTTAAGAAGTGCAATGTTCCCATGTTGGCGATTGGAGCG TTTCCGGCTGGTCTAGCTCTAGCAATTGAGAAGAAGAGCAGAAGGATAGAGATATCTCTATACTGCCTTGCACGAGCAATCGAGAGCTTCTTCACTTGCATGTCTGACGTAGGGTACTTTACCCCCTTGAAAAATTTCAAGAGAGCTGATGTTTTGATCTTTAGCATATCTACTGCAATAATCATGCACTGTTATGCCATGGAGAGGGATGTCTTCCGATCCAAGTACCTCAATGTTCTAGATTGGGTGTTCGGGATTCCTCTTCCGCCATATGAGACAACTCCACGGAAGATAAGGCGATGCGCCACCACGGAACTTTAA
- the LOC140827286 gene encoding glutathione S-transferase T3-like, with protein MPIEKEPPTPTFVPETQLSDRETRVDLENVQNADVDVEGTKKRIIWKKEEDELLARSYVTMSDDPVIGNDQKGNDFWRRVADYYNGNRPAGSSRRALNVIRSHWHNTVQKKVNRFNTNYNSVYNTYRSGHSDEDILRFAYEKYRDENNGVAFNLEHVWRIMKTCPLFTPQSDDHLVGTKKARISESGASNTSSNKDASIDLDINEEEIRPIGQKAAKRKGKNKAKSSMEDLTTRYDNLFESFTQYTDIKKNESEWKQKELAKEEMKAKASLNKSEAKNSKYLLKEYEILSKDTSQMTPEQLIVHEHLCDQIREKWNM; from the coding sequence ATGCCAATCGAAAAAGAGCCGCCAACTCCTACGTTTGTCCCAGAGACTCAGTTGTCCGACCGTGAAACACGAGTTGATCTCGAAAATGTGCAAAATGCTGATGTAGATGTTGAGGGTACGAAGAAGCGAATAATATGGAAAAAGGAGGAAGACGAGCTACTAGCGAGATCGTATGTCACAATGAGTGATGACCCAGTAATCGGCAATGATCAGAAGGGGAATGATTTCTGGAGACGTGTTGCGGACTACTACAATGGCAATCGTCCCGCTGGTTCATCTCGGAGAGCTTTAAACGTGATTCGATCTCATTGGCACAATACCGTCCAAAAAAAGGTAAATCGCTTCAACACAAATTATAATAGTGTTTACAATACTTATCGAAGCGGCCATAGTGATGAAGACATATTGCGGTTTGCATATGAAAAATATCGTGATGAAAATAATGGAGTTGCATTTAATCTGGAGCATGTGTGGAGAATCATGAAAACATGTCCACTATTCACTCCACAGTCCGATGATCACTTGGTTGGTACAAAGAAAGCGAGAATCTCAGAGTCGGGGGCTAGCAACACCTCATCGAACAAAGATGCGagtattgatttagatataAATGAAGAAGAGATTCGTCCAATTGGTCAAAAAGCCGCAAAAAGAAAAGGTAAAAACAAAGCAAAATCATCGATGGAGGATTTGACAACCAGATACGACAATTTGTTCGAAAGTTTTACTCAGTATACAGACATAAAGAAGAACGAATCTGAATGGAAACAAAAAGAACTTGCAAAAGAGGAGATGAAAGCAAAAGCGTCTTTGAACAAATCTGAAGCTAAAAATAGCAAATATTTGCTTAAGGAATACGAAATCCTTTCGAAAGACACTTCACAAATGACGCCGGAGCAGCTTATAGTTCATGAACATTTGTGTGACCAAATTAGAGAGAAATGGAATATGTAA